One genomic segment of Suncus etruscus isolate mSunEtr1 chromosome 15, mSunEtr1.pri.cur, whole genome shotgun sequence includes these proteins:
- the MISP3 gene encoding uncharacterized protein MISP3, with translation MPSSPPGEATLEQDSSELARPEPGGDMAGAPGPPGHCPPAGSTGSGSPAPGRRSSPTPEEPLLETPIEREIRLGCQREESLRRSRGLSPRRAGGELVELRVRPLLSRPDPGPTRPRALERARAGAQMQRDIEREAHRQAELASPVGPVGPAPPRAPQPLGELRRFFEAGGASGPPRGSGPGGRCPVLARAPPPVAPSQLLLQEVREAQDRERELRRQRRCVYGPAGVPEPEMEPEPARTLAPSRGDGKLAVIWPPRRKNPENALEQDERKP, from the exons ATGCCCTCTTCCCCGCCGGGCGAGGCCACCCTGGAGCAGGACAGCTCGGAGTTGGCGCGCCCCGAGCCGGGCGGCGATATGGCGGGGGCCCCGGGACCCCCGGGACACTGTCCCCCCGCTGGGAGCACTGGGAGCGGCTCCCCGGCCCCCGGGCGCCGTTCCTCCCCAACCCCGGAGGAGCCCCTCCTGGAGACCCCGATCGAGCGCGAGATACGCCTGGGCTGCCAGCGCGAGGAGAGCCTGCGACGGAGCCGGGGCCTGAGCCCGCGCCGCGCGGGAGGCGAACTCGTGGAGCTGCGCGTACGGCCGCTGCTCAGCCGGCCCGACCCGGGCCCCACGCGCCCGCGCGCCCTGGAGCGCGCCCGGGCCGGCGCGCAGATGCAGCGGGACATCGAGCGCGAGGCGCACCGGCAGGCGGAGCTCGCGAGCCCCGTGGGTCCCGTGGGCCCGGCCCCACCGCGCGCCCCGCAGCCGCTCGGAGAACTTCGGCGCTTCTTCGAGGCCGGGGGCGCTTCGGGCCCGCCGCGGGGATCCGGGCCCGGCGGCCGCTGCCCGGTGTTGGCGCGCGCCCCGCCGCCCGTGGCGCCGTCGCAGCTGCTGCTGCAGGAGGTGCGGGAGGCGCAGGACCGCGAGCGGGAGCTGCGGCGACAGCGCCGCTGCGTCTACGGCCCCGCCGGGGTGCCCGAACCGGAGATGGAGCCGGAGCCGGCGCGCACTCTCGCGC CCAGCCGGGGTGACGGCAAATTGGCGGTGATCTGGCCTCCCCGCAGGAAGAACCCCGAGAACGCCCTGGAACAG GACGAGCGGAAACCTTGA